One Urechidicola croceus genomic window, TAGATTGGAAAACTTTTCCAGCCCAGCAATACTTTGGAGAGTTAACAAATAAATACCATATTAGAAAGGCTCCCCTTGTAGGGCTTTTATATGCAACACATCAAACAATTATACATTCTTTTACTCAAATTCTAATTAAGAAATCAGTTTTTGAAAATTGTGGTTATTTTTTAGAAAATCTTGGACCAACTGCAGATTTAGAATGGGGAATGCGAATTGGCTTAACAGAAAACATTATTCATATACCTCATGAGTTGGCCACGTGGAGAGTGCATAAAAATCAATTAACTGTTCAGAAAACTAGTTTTAATTCAAAATATAAGTTGATTAAATTAATGGTTTTAGCAATTGAAAATTCTAAATGTTCAAAGAAGATTAAACAAAATAAAAATCTACTTCTAGGGTTAGAATCATATCTATTATTTTCTAAAACACCATTTTTAGAAAAAATTTTAAAAAGACCATTTTTAAATATTGTTAAATTGAATTTTTTAAATAAAGATTTTAAAAAATCATTATTTAGCCGAAGAAAATACCAATCTTTTTTGCAAAAAGAGTTGAAAATTATAGACAAAAATTTAATTGAACTAATTTAATAAAGTCATAATAAATGATAATTAGATATACTTTATTTAATGATGATGAATTTGGTAATGGTGCTTTAAAGCGGACTCATCAAATTTCTACTATTTTATCAAAAGTTGATAGAGAAGTGGTAACAGTTTCTAAATATCCAAAATTGCATTTAGGAAAAAGTGTTATAAGTAGATTGAAGATTGGTAGAAATTATTATTCCTTTTTTGGAATAAAAATGTTTAATAGAAAGAAATTAGTTGAAAAAGCTATTGACATAATTTCATGGAAGCAATGGCTATTAGAACTTCAAAAAAATGAAAAAAAACTTATAGTTGTATATGAACTATCTTATTATGCAGATTATTCTTTAATATTTGCATGCGTTCAATTAGGAATTAAAATTATTGGTTTACCGCATAATTTAGAATCTTTAGTTTATAGACAAAAATCCATACTGTCTAATAAAATAGCACCTAATTGGTTTAATGAAGAAATTAAATTATTAGGATTGTTCTCAGAAATATATACAATATCAAGAGAAGAACAATGGTTATTAAATTTGTATAATATAAATGCAAATTATCTACCTTATTACCCATCCAAAAAAGTAATTAAAAACTGTTTGAAAATTAGAAAACTTAGGACGTCAACTGATAAAGATTTTATTTTGAGTCTAGGTTCAGCTTCAAATCCGCCAACTTTGGAAGGATTTAAAGAACTAGTAAGCTATTATGAAGAATCAAAAATAAAAGAAGATTTAGTTATTGCTGGTTTTGATACTGAAAGATTAAAAGAACACTTTACAAATTTCCCTCCAAATATAAAATTAAAAGGATCTTTAAATAATAGTGAATTAGAATTAGCACTTGTAACTTGTAAGGCTATTATTATTTATCAAAAACCATCTACTGGTGCACTTACCAAAATCCCAGAATTATTATTATGTGGTATTCCAGTAATTTGTAATAACGTTACAGCTAGAACTTATTTTAATTTAGAAGGAGTTACACTCTTTAATTCTAAAAATCAACTTAAAACTATTTTAAAAAACAAGTTAGTTGTTAGTAAAATGAAAGATATATCTTTTGATTATTATTATGACTTTTTAAAAGAATTTAAAATAAAAATATAATTAATAGCAATGATTAAAAAAATATTAAAAAAAACATTCAACTTTTTTGGTTATTCATTACATAAAAAAAAGAAACATGTTAAGCAATCCAAACCAATTTTAGACAATGTCTTTAGTATGGAAAGTGCACTTGTACGATGTGTTAAAAGAGGATTGGAAATAAACACTGTTATTGATGTAGGAGCATCAGATGGTAGATGGTCGAATATGTGTATGAATATTTTTCCCAAAGCGAGTTATATACTTGTTGAAGCACAACCTGAACATGAAGAAGGTT contains:
- a CDS encoding glycosyltransferase; the protein is MIIRYTLFNDDEFGNGALKRTHQISTILSKVDREVVTVSKYPKLHLGKSVISRLKIGRNYYSFFGIKMFNRKKLVEKAIDIISWKQWLLELQKNEKKLIVVYELSYYADYSLIFACVQLGIKIIGLPHNLESLVYRQKSILSNKIAPNWFNEEIKLLGLFSEIYTISREEQWLLNLYNINANYLPYYPSKKVIKNCLKIRKLRTSTDKDFILSLGSASNPPTLEGFKELVSYYEESKIKEDLVIAGFDTERLKEHFTNFPPNIKLKGSLNNSELELALVTCKAIIIYQKPSTGALTKIPELLLCGIPVICNNVTARTYFNLEGVTLFNSKNQLKTILKNKLVVSKMKDISFDYYYDFLKEFKIKI
- a CDS encoding glycosyltransferase; translated protein: MISIVLPTYNSIEFLEERVDTILNQTLSDWECIIIDGNSTDGTWEYLNTVTLKDNRFKMYQFTPRGVYNAWNIGVKKAIGEYIYFATSDDTMKLNCLEEFLKSFELAPSCSIAHCNLKIIDENSEKIRDLDWKTFPAQQYFGELTNKYHIRKAPLVGLLYATHQTIIHSFTQILIKKSVFENCGYFLENLGPTADLEWGMRIGLTENIIHIPHELATWRVHKNQLTVQKTSFNSKYKLIKLMVLAIENSKCSKKIKQNKNLLLGLESYLLFSKTPFLEKILKRPFLNIVKLNFLNKDFKKSLFSRRKYQSFLQKELKIIDKNLIELI